GCGTCCGCGCCTGCCGGGAAATGCCCGCCCGGGCTTTCCTTTCCCACGTCCGCCCGTCGCTGTGAAGGGTTAAGACGCGCCCGCCGATGAAGCGTTCGCGAGACGGCCGTGCACCGGGCCTCGACACTCGCGAAGCGCGAAGCGCAAATTTTCCACGCGACGCCGCTCTTGCATGGCGCGCCGCACTCCTATATCGCCATTCGACGATGGAGGATGCCGCACCGTGATCTATCCTGCCTCGGATACCGCGCTGGCGCGCGTGCTGAAAGCCCTGGGCCATCCCGCCCGCCTCGCCATCGTGCGGGCGCTCCTGGAACAGGAAGGCTGCTGCTGCGGCGACATCGTGCGCCGGCTGCCTCTGGCTCAGTCGACGGTTTCGGAACATCTCAGGGTCCTCAAGGAAGCCGGTCTCGTCATCGGCAACATCGAGGGGCCGCGTGCGTGCTACGCAATCGACCGCGCGGCCTACGCCACGGCGATTTCCGCGTTGTCGGGACTGATGCCGCCGGCGGGCGCAGCGGGTGCGTGCCAGGAGCGGACGCTCCTCGCGGCGGAAGACGGACAATAACGACATGAACCCAGCACCGGATGGCAGGAAGCCGGGCCGCGACCGCTCGGAACTCTCGGCGCTGACCGATCTCTGGCCCTATATGTGGCCGCCGGACCGGCCGGACCTGAAGCTGCGCGTGGTGATCGCGGTGCTTGCGCTGGTGGTCGCCAAAATCCTCACCGTGCTGGTGCCCTATACCTACAAGTGGGTGACCGACGCGCTCGTCGGCGACAGCGACCATCGCAAGATGGTGGCGCTGGCGACGGTGCCGATCCTGCTCGTGATCGCCTACGGCGTCGGCCGCATCATGGCGACCGGCTTCAACCAGTTGCGCGACGCACTGTTCGCCCGCGTCGGCCAGCACGCGGTGCGCACCCTCGCCAACCGCACGTTCATTCACCTGCACGAGCTGTCGCTGCGCTTTCACCTGCAGCGGCGCACCGGCGGGCTGTCGCGGGTGATCGAGCGCGGCACCAACGGCATCGAGTCGATCGTGCGCTACACGATCCTCAACTCGCTGCCGACCGCGCTGGAATTCGCGCTGACGGCGGCGGTGATCTGGTACCAGTTCGGCTTCGTCTATGTGGTCGTGATCGCCATCACCGTGTGCCTCTATGTCTGGTTCACGGTGAAGATGTCGAACTGGCGCATCGGCATCGTCCGGGTGATGAACAGCTCGGATACCGAGGCCAACGCCAAGGCCATCGACTCGCTGCTGAACTACGAAACCGTCAAATATTTCAACAACGAGAGGATGGAGTCCGAGCGCTTCGACCGCTCGGTCGCCGTCTATGAGAAGGCTGCCATCCAGACGTGGACGTCGCTCGCCTGGCTCAACCAGGGCCAGACGGTGATCTTCACCGTCGGCACCGTGGTTTGCATGGTGCTGTCGGCCTATGCGGTGGTGCGCGGCGAGCAATCGGTCGGCGACTTCGTGCTGATCAACTCGCTCTTGATGCAGCTTTCGGTGCCGCTGAACTTCATCGGCTTCATCTACCGCGAGATCCGCCAGGGCCTTGCCGACATCGAGGCGATGTTCGACCTGCTCGACGTCGCCCCGGAAGTGACCGATCGCGCCGACGCGCGGCCGCTGGCGGTGAGTTCCGGCGCCGTGACCTTCGACGACGTCTCGTTCCACTACGATCCCGACCGGCCGATCCTCAAGAACCTGTCCTTCACCGTGCCCGCGGGGCACACGGTGGCGCTGGTCGGCCCGTCCGGTGCGGGAAAGTCCACGATCTCGCGGCTGATCTTCCGGTTCTACGACGTCACCGGCGGCCGGATCCTGATCGATGGGCAGGACGTGCGCGACGTCACCCAGGCGTCGCTGCGCGCGGCGATCGGTATCGTCCCGCAGGACACGGTGCTGTTCAACGACACCATCGCCTACAATATCCGCTACGGCCGCCCGTCGGCCGGCGACGCGGAGGTGGCGGAGGCGGCGGCGAGCGCGCAGATCGCGGACTTCGTCGCAAGCCTGCCGCAGGGCTACGCCACCGAGGTCGGCGAACGCGGGCTGAAGCTCTCCGGCG
The window above is part of the Pseudoxanthobacter soli DSM 19599 genome. Proteins encoded here:
- a CDS encoding ArsR/SmtB family transcription factor, which encodes MIYPASDTALARVLKALGHPARLAIVRALLEQEGCCCGDIVRRLPLAQSTVSEHLRVLKEAGLVIGNIEGPRACYAIDRAAYATAISALSGLMPPAGAAGACQERTLLAAEDGQ
- a CDS encoding ABCB family ABC transporter ATP-binding protein/permease; the protein is MNPAPDGRKPGRDRSELSALTDLWPYMWPPDRPDLKLRVVIAVLALVVAKILTVLVPYTYKWVTDALVGDSDHRKMVALATVPILLVIAYGVGRIMATGFNQLRDALFARVGQHAVRTLANRTFIHLHELSLRFHLQRRTGGLSRVIERGTNGIESIVRYTILNSLPTALEFALTAAVIWYQFGFVYVVVIAITVCLYVWFTVKMSNWRIGIVRVMNSSDTEANAKAIDSLLNYETVKYFNNERMESERFDRSVAVYEKAAIQTWTSLAWLNQGQTVIFTVGTVVCMVLSAYAVVRGEQSVGDFVLINSLLMQLSVPLNFIGFIYREIRQGLADIEAMFDLLDVAPEVTDRADARPLAVSSGAVTFDDVSFHYDPDRPILKNLSFTVPAGHTVALVGPSGAGKSTISRLIFRFYDVTGGRILIDGQDVRDVTQASLRAAIGIVPQDTVLFNDTIAYNIRYGRPSAGDAEVAEAAASAQIADFVASLPQGYATEVGERGLKLSGGEKQRVAIARTILKSPPVLILDEATSALDTRTEQDIQSAIDRVARDRTTLVIAHRLSTIVDADQILVLEAGRIVERGSHGELIALGGLYAEMWERQREAAEAEQAAAAAGEDFPRASPEPVLAP